The genomic segment GCGGAGGGGTGTCGCACAGTTTCCTTACATTTGGCTGCGAGCCGTCGGCTGTTGTGGAAACCGAGAGGCCGTCCGTCTGTGGCTCGTTGCTCTGCGGCCGGTACTTACTGCAGGAggtcacagagaaagagagatgtcTATATTTGCagaaagcttcttttttttgcacTTGGATGTTTCCAGGTCCAGATATTACTTACATTACTCATGCACAGTGTGCAACTGGTATTAAAGCCTTTTGTAGACAAATACActttatacatatacatatgtaaATAATTCAGTGGATACAAGAGAAGAGCAACAGATAAACTCTAAGAATCTCTTTGTGGCTGGTATATCACTTTTTTCAAATTTAGGTTATCCCTAGAGGCTAACCACAACtctaaccatcacaactaaatgcctaaccctaactctaagctaattccaaccctaaccctaaccctaaacagtccattgaaaaagtgaggacaggtcaaaatgtcctcactctgtagggtctatgctcacaatggtcctcacaaaggtatAAGTACACACACCTGCGTTTGCGAAGGCGCCTGTTCTCGTTCTTGAGGCGGTGCAGCCTCTTGGCAAAGAATACGATGatcatgaagaggaggaggagcacaaAGGAGGACACGCCCACCACCACGCAAATCACCTGAAACTCTGTGACTGCCCAATCACAGCGCGTGCCTTTGTTCCAGATGTAGTCCTGCACGTTGCACCTGGACACAAGggagcagaaacagaaacatgaacaacaaAGTTAATTTTTACATCAACACAGTGTCTTGTGTTTTATCTATTCTGTTGACCTGATGTATGAAAAAGCCAAGAGGTTTATCATGAGTGTCTGCCTAACTGGCCTATTTACCATATTTATAGCTACAGCATGTTATCCGGAGTAAAGAGTGTAAAATGGTACTCAGAGCTGATGACATGATGCACTAAGGTCTGTCCAGCAAAGCAGGGATTCGGCCTGCAGCCGAGTCCTTAATAAGATCAGAGGATCAGGGTTGTGTGCGTgagtgcgtgtgtctgtgtgtgtgtgtgtgtgtgtgtgtgtgtgtgtgtgtgtgtgtgtgtgtgtgtgtgtgtgtgtgtctatatgtcATCCatattcctcttttttttctgtgtaagTGTTAAACTGCATATCcagcaattgtgtgtgtgtgtgtgtgtgccattaCTCAGCAGGTATGCTAAGCTGAGCAACAGTTTACCTCTCAGCTCAGGATGGGACAGATGGTGCTATCAAGGCGTGGTTTATGTGCATGAGCAGCATGTGTGTCTCTCCATTTAAtgcaagtgtgtatgtgtgtgtgtgtgtgtgtgtgtgtgtgtgtgtgtgtgtgtgtgttgctcctcCCTGACCTCACTGCATTGTCATCTTTCTCATACTTTCTATGAGTCTGTAATGTGTGCATCTACATCAGCAGACtgctaactcacacacacacacacacacacacacacactttacccctGCCTCCAATACTGAGCTTATCCTCTAGCGACCCTGCTGTGATCTTGACAAACCCTCATGACACATTAAACCAGCCTTCTgtctttgtgcgtgtgtgtgtggtgtaattgtgtgtgtgcttgtctgaAATGTCCTAaatcttttctttgtgttggaTGGAgcacaatttgaaaatgatccCATAACACAAATTAAACGGGGGAAAATTTGAGCTCCCAGCAATCCTCCCAAATACTCAAGTAATGTGCATATGCATGTTCACCAGTTCTCCTCTAAATGTCAGTGAATCTTtgtaaatgttaataaaaaGACTTTCTTTTATTAACACAGTGAAAATGGAAGATGGTGCAAACAACCTTAcagtttacacaaaaacaaccaaaacagcCAATGCAGTTCAAGTTTAAAACTTTTTCTTACCTGCAGAAAGCTCCCATTCCTGCCACCACCGTGCACACACCTCCATTGAAGCAGAAATTGGGTTCAGtgtcacactgagacacacacacccctggTCCAGAGCGGACAAAGCCCAGCCTACAGCCGTCAGCCCCCATGGCACCACCCAGGCCGACCCCATCGTCCTTGTCTGGCCCTGGCATTGGAGGAACAGGTGAGGAGGGCCCACTCTCCACTTTAGGCTTCACATTGTCAGGGACAGCAGGAGAACCAGAAAGGAGAGGATTCTCATCCTCCATGTCAGCTGGGGGTGAAGGCGTGGGCTCGGGCTCCGGGGTCGTATCTAACGCTGAGAGGTCATCATCAGGTGCAAGGTAGTCGTAAAAGTCAGACAGCGTCCATGCGGTGGGGTCTGCCCCTTTCTGCTTCTGGGGCTTGGGGACTTTTGCCAAATCCAAAGCGTCAGAGGGCACAACATCCGGTGCCGGGCTGTGGAAAGCCACGGTGATGACGTCATCGGTCAAGGGGTTTCCAGGCTGGTCTGGACCTGCACCACCAGCAGTGAGCTCCTCCCCGACAGGTGGGTCCTCCTCCACGAAGTCTAGGTGGACGTGTTTGCGAAAATGGTGATGTTTGGTGGAGCTGAGAGGGAGTTTGGCCCCGAGACCTGCTCCGATCAGGtggtctctctctgctgagtcaTCACTTAGCATCATCCTGGCGTTCAAGGCCTCCTTGTTGAGAGATGATTGGTTGTGGTGATGATGGCGCCTGGTCAGTGAATGCCTCCCTGTCAATGAGACACAATAAAAGGTTATCAGATAGTCCAGTGATTTAGTTTTGGATTTCCCCTCACAAGTGACCgtttaaacaaaaaagagaaaagatgagatTCTCTCTACAACTAAGGATTTTGGATTATGGATTTTCATTAAAAAGATCATAGTCTCAAAGCCTCAGTCGAGACAACTGTGATGGCACCACCAAGGTTTCTTTGCTCAGCGTAGACAAAGCTCTCCAGAGCCACTGGAGACACATCACGCTGCTGTTTCACAGGCTGCATCGTCCTTAATGTGACAGGTAGACTGACTTTGATGTGTAAAAATGAATCCAGTGCCTCTTTAACATAATCTTATTGTCACACACTGCATCAAAGACAagtttttcagttattttttctGATTTCATCTAAATATAGAGGACAAAATCATGAAGAGAAGCTtgtataaacacatttaaagcttATCTCTTGAACTGGAGCCGATCCCATGGTGTcgtctctgttttgttttataaagaTTGTGGCCcaaggatgaaggatgaataatttaaaaggATCCCTACAGTATTCTGCAGAAAGTGCCTTCAGGCTGCAGTTGGCCAGGAGAATACTGTGAAGTCACACTATCCATCTAcgaaacaatttaaaaaaagcacaacatGCACATAAAACTGATT from the Paralichthys olivaceus isolate ysfri-2021 chromosome 20, ASM2471397v2, whole genome shotgun sequence genome contains:
- the cspg5b gene encoding chondroitin sulfate proteoglycan 5b isoform X1, which codes for MPRGNGGLGAWQVLMTMSLVIAPLSAHGRHSLTRRHHHHNQSSLNKEALNARMMLSDDSAERDHLIGAGLGAKLPLSSTKHHHFRKHVHLDFVEEDPPVGEELTAGGAGPDQPGNPLTDDVITVAFHSPAPDVVPSDALDLAKVPKPQKQKGADPTAWTLSDFYDYLAPDDDLSALDTTPEPEPTPSPPADMEDENPLLSGSPAVPDNVKPKVESGPSSPVPPMPGPDKDDGVGLGGAMGADGCRLGFVRSGPGVCVSQCDTEPNFCFNGGVCTVVAGMGAFCRCNVQDYIWNKGTRCDWAVTEFQVICVVVGVSSFVLLLLFMIIVFFAKRLHRLKNENRRLRKRSKYRPQSNEPQTDGLSVSTTADGSQPNVRKLCDTPPPAPQAHTHNLAYYDNIICQRPSPTSYTWEYKPRNPYNYFQDDPQKKDDPAKSPKPKEEGSMNILNSHSPKHENNRPTSVAHDHGHTPNNTEENAEDGVTIGLEVLLPKEAKLHSETSPPLQYDVFLYKVVNNGDSASPSQAPPSHSANSTSHHIPKSPKTPKMPKSPKSPKVSKSSKSPKHTKEHSPINREPLSVRHSSPGRHSSTAHHPSRSRHSAPGCYSSPTCHPSSHHSPSQYKCMPTSASTPPQMRRPRGRSQGPDPERSGTGREHHSGHIRPSPSSPHLTQPPPSPSCRAKYSPVSTRSLPPLS
- the cspg5b gene encoding chondroitin sulfate proteoglycan 5b isoform X2, which translates into the protein MPRGNGGLGAWQVLMTMSLVIAPLSAHGRHSLTRRHHHHNQSSLNKEALNARMMLSDDSAERDHLIGAGLGAKLPLSSTKHHHFRKHVHLDFVEEDPPVGEELTAGGAGPDQPGNPLTDDVITVAFHSPAPDVVPSDALDLAKVPKPQKQKGADPTAWTLSDFYDYLAPDDDLSALDTTPEPEPTPSPPADMEDENPLLSGSPAVPDNVKPKVESGPSSPVPPMPGPDKDDGVGLGGAMGADGCRLGFVRSGPGVCVSQCDTEPNFCFNGGVCTVVAGMGAFCRCNVQDYIWNKGTRCDWAVTEFQVICVVVGVSSFVLLLLFMIIVFFAKRLHRLKNENRRLRKRSKYRPQSNEPQTDGLSVSTTADGSQPNVRKLCDTPPPAPQAHTHNLAYYDNIICQDDPQKKDDPAKSPKPKEEGSMNILNSHSPKHENNRPTSVAHDHGHTPNNTEENAEDGVTIGLEVLLPKEAKLHSETSPPLQYDVFLYKVVNNGDSASPSQAPPSHSANSTSHHIPKSPKTPKMPKSPKSPKVSKSSKSPKHTKEHSPINREPLSVRHSSPGRHSSTAHHPSRSRHSAPGCYSSPTCHPSSHHSPSQYKCMPTSASTPPQMRRPRGRSQGPDPERSGTGREHHSGHIRPSPSSPHLTQPPPSPSCRAKYSPVSTRSLPPLS
- the cspg5b gene encoding chondroitin sulfate proteoglycan 5b isoform X3 produces the protein MPRGNGGLGAWQVLMTMSLVIAPLSAHGRHSLTRRHHHHNQSSLNKEALNARMMLSDDSAERDHLIGAGLGAKLPLSSTKHHHFRKHVHLDFVEEDPPVGEELTAGGAGPDQPGNPLTDDVITVAFHSPAPDVVPSDALDLAKVPKPQKQKGADPTAWTLSDFYDYLAPDDDLSALDTTPEPEPTPSPPADMEDENPLLSGSPAVPDNVKPKVESGPSSPVPPMPGPDKDDGVGLGGAMGADGCRLGFVRSGPGVCVSQCDTEPNFCFNGGVCTVVAGMGAFCRCNVQDYIWNKGTRCDWAVTEFQVICVVVGVSSFVLLLLFMIIVFFAKRLHRLKNENRRLRKRSKYRPQSNEPQTDGLSVSTTADGSQPNRPSPTSYTWEYKPRNPYNYFQDDPQKKDDPAKSPKPKEEGSMNILNSHSPKHENNRPTSVAHDHGHTPNNTEENAEDGVTIGLEVLLPKEAKLHSETSPPLQYDVFLYKVVNNGDSASPSQAPPSHSANSTSHHIPKSPKTPKMPKSPKSPKVSKSSKSPKHTKEHSPINREPLSVRHSSPGRHSSTAHHPSRSRHSAPGCYSSPTCHPSSHHSPSQYKCMPTSASTPPQMRRPRGRSQGPDPERSGTGREHHSGHIRPSPSSPHLTQPPPSPSCRAKYSPVSTRSLPPLS
- the cspg5b gene encoding chondroitin sulfate proteoglycan 5b isoform X4, whose amino-acid sequence is MPRGNGGLGAWQVLMTMSLVIAPLSAHGRHSLTRRHHHHNQSSLNKEALNARMMLSDDSAERDHLIGAGLGAKLPLSSTKHHHFRKHVHLDFVEEDPPVGEELTAGGAGPDQPGNPLTDDVITVAFHSPAPDVVPSDALDLAKVPKPQKQKGADPTAWTLSDFYDYLAPDDDLSALDTTPEPEPTPSPPADMEDENPLLSGSPAVPDNVKPKVESGPSSPVPPMPGPDKDDGVGLGGAMGADGCRLGFVRSGPGVCVSQCDTEPNFCFNGGVCTVVAGMGAFCRCNVQDYIWNKGTRCDWAVTEFQVICVVVGVSSFVLLLLFMIIVFFAKRLHRLKNENRRLRKRSKYRPQSNEPQTDGLSVSTTADGSQPNDDPQKKDDPAKSPKPKEEGSMNILNSHSPKHENNRPTSVAHDHGHTPNNTEENAEDGVTIGLEVLLPKEAKLHSETSPPLQYDVFLYKVVNNGDSASPSQAPPSHSANSTSHHIPKSPKTPKMPKSPKSPKVSKSSKSPKHTKEHSPINREPLSVRHSSPGRHSSTAHHPSRSRHSAPGCYSSPTCHPSSHHSPSQYKCMPTSASTPPQMRRPRGRSQGPDPERSGTGREHHSGHIRPSPSSPHLTQPPPSPSCRAKYSPVSTRSLPPLS